The Channa argus isolate prfri chromosome 14, Channa argus male v1.0, whole genome shotgun sequence genome includes a window with the following:
- the LOC137098881 gene encoding BTB/POZ domain-containing protein 2: MKCVVYAYARLKMAAGDNSGRPPCLNFSGPGPLGNSQPSNSVFSMSTSNGGAVGAAGGAQGTARRPNPQLGPGGGDSNGVSTGAQPTAQNALQQPAAAGAAAAGAMATPASNMATTAASNASPAAAQSATPAAASVLVYREPVYNWQATKSTVKERFAFLFNNEVLSDVHFLVGKGMGVQRIPAHRFVLAVGSAVFDAMFNGGMATTSTEIELPDVEPAAFLALLKFLYSDEVQIGPETVMTTLYTAKKYAVPALEAHCVEFLKKNLRADNAFMLLTQARLFDEPQLASLCLENIDKNTGDALAAEGFTDIDLDTLVAVLERDTLGVREVRLFGAAVRWAEAEAHRQQLQPTPENKRKVLGKALTLIRFPLMTIEEFAAGPAQSNILTDREVVSLFLHFTVNPKPRVDFIDRPRCCLRGKECSITRFGQVESRWGYSGTSDRIRFSVNRRIFVVGFGLYGSIHGPTDYQVNIQIIHTDSNTVLGQNDTGFSCDGSANTFRVMFKEPVEILPNVNYTACATLKGPDSHYGTKGMRKVTHESSSTGTKTCFTFCYAAGNNNGTSVEDGQIPEVIFYT, encoded by the exons ATGAAGTGCGTTGTTTACGCCTACGCTAGGTTGAAGATGGCTGCTGGGGACAACAGCGGCAGGCCTCCTTGCCTTAATTTCTCCGGACCAGGTCCTTTGGGAAACAGCCAACCAAGCAATAGCGTTTTCTCTATGTCAACATCCAACGGCGGAGCGGTCGGTGCAGCCGGGGGAGCGCAGGGAACAGCCAGACGTCCTAACCCGCAGCTGGGGCCTGGCGGAGGAGACAGCAACGGTGTTTCGACCGGAGCTCAGCCGACTGCGCAGAACGCCCTGCAGCAACCCGCTGCGGCAGGTGCTGCGGCAGCCGGAGCGATGGCCACTCCGGCGTCCAACATGGCAACCACCGCAGCATCAAATGCGTCCCCGGCCGCTGCACAGAGCGCGACCCCGGCAGCTGCGTCTGTGCTGGTGTATCGAGAGCCCGTGTACAACTGGCAGGCGACGAAGAGCACCGTGAAGGAGAGATTTGCCTTCCTTTTCAACAACGAGGTGCTCAGTGATGTTCATTTTTTAGTGGGCAAAGGAATGGGGGTTCAGAGGATACCTGCACACAG GTTTGTTCTGGCTGTGGGGAGCGCCGTGTTTGATGCCATGTTCAACGGAGGGATGGCGACAACTTCAACCGAAATCGAGCTTCCTGATGTGGAGCCAGCTGCTTTTCTGGCTCTGCTGAA GTTTCTTTACTCTGATGAAGTACAGATCGGGCCTGAGACAGTGATGACCACACTCTATACAGCTAAGAAATATGCAGTGCCAGCCCTGGAGGCTCACTGTGTGGAGTTCCTCAAGAAAAACTTGCGAGCAGACAATGCTTTCATGCTGCTGACACAG GCACGGTTGTTTGATGAGCCTCAGCTTGCCAGTCTTTGTCTAGAAAACATTGATAAGAACACTGGAGACGCTCTTGCTGCGGAAGGCTTCACAGACATAGACTTAG ATACATTGGTAGCAGTGTTGGAGAGGGATACTCTTGGGGTGAGAGAGGTACGTTTGTTTGGAGCTGCAGTGCGTTGGGCTGAGGCGGAGGCGCACAGGCAGCAATTGCAGCCCACACCTGAGAACAAACGCAAAGTTCTGGGAAAAGCTCTCACCCTCATTCGCTTCCCTCTCATGACCATTGAGGAGTTTGCTGCAG GTCCAGCCCAGTCCAATATCCTTACTGACAGAGAGGTGGTAAGTCTCTTCCTCCACTTCACAGTGAACCCAAAGCCTCGAGTAGATTTTATCGACCGGCCTCGCTGCTGCCTCCGTGGGAAGGAGTGCAGTATTACGCGTTTTGGACAAGTAGAGAGCCGCTGGGGTTACAGCGGGACAAGCGATCGCATACG GTTCTCTGTAAACAGAAGGATATTTGTGGTTGGGTTTGGCCTCTACGGCTCCATACATGGACCCACCGACTACCAAGTCAACATACAG ATCATTCACACAGACAGTAACACGGTGCTCGGTCAGAACGACACAGGCTTCAGCTGTGATGGATCAGCCAACACTTTCAGAGTGATGTTCAAAGAGCCAGTGGAGATACTACCCAATGTCAACTACACTGCCTGTGCTACACTTAAG GGTCCAGATTCTCATTATGGGACTAAAGGAATGCGGAAAGTGACGCATGAGTCATCATCCACTGGCACAAAGACCTGTTTCACCTTCTGCTACGCAGCAGGGAACAACAATGGCACTTCTGTAGAGGATGGACAGATTCCTGAAGTCATCTTCTACACATAG
- the LOC137098879 gene encoding elongation factor 2b, whose translation MVNFTVDQIRAIMDKKSNIRNMSVIAHVDHGKSTLTDSLVSKAGIIASSRAGETRFTDTRKDEQERCITIKSTAISMYYELADNDLAFIKQTKDGNGFLINLIDSPGHVDFSSEVTAALRVTDGALVVVDCVSGVCVQTETVLRQAIAERIKPVLMMNKMDRALLELLLKPDELYQTFQRIVENVNVIISTYGEDEGGPMGNIMIDPVIGTVGFGSGLHGWAFTLKQFAEMYVAKFTAKGDAQLGPAERCKKVEDMMKKLWGDRYFDPTAGKFSKTATGPDGQKLPRTFCQLVLDPIFKVFDAIMNFKKDETAKLIEKLDIKLDSEDKEKEGKPLLKAVMRRWLPAGEALLQMITIHLPSPVTAQRYRCELLYEGPGDDEAAMGIKNCDPKAPLMMYISKMVPTTDKGRFYAFGRVFSGCVSTGLKVRIMGPNFAPGKKEDLYIKPIQRTILMMGRYVEPIEDVPCGNIVGLVGVDQFLIKTGTITTYEQAHNMRVMKFSVSPVVRVAVEAKNPADLPKLVEGLKRLAKSDPMVQCIIEESGEHIIAGAGELHLEICLKDLEEDHACIPLKKSDPVVSYRETVSELSDQMCLSKSPNKHNRLFLKARPFPDGLAEDIEKGDVSSRQELKARARYLADKYEWEVTEARKIWCFGPDGTGPNLLIDMTKGVQYLNEIKDSVVAGFQWATKEGALCEENMRAVRFDIHDVTLHADAIHRGGGQIIPTARRVLYACQLTAQPRLMEPVYLVEIQCPEMVVGGIYSVLNRKRGHVFEESQVMGTPMFVVKAYLPVSESFGFTADLRSNTGGQAFPQCVFDHWQILPGDPKDPATRPFQVVAEIRKRKGLKEGIPALDNYLDKL comes from the exons ATG GTGAACTTTACTGTGGATCAAATCCGTGCCATCATGGACAAGAAGTCCAATATCAGGAATATGTCTGTGATTGCCCACGTGGATCATGGGAAGTCCACGCTGACTGACTCACTGGTGTCCAAGGCAGGGATCATTGCCTCATCCCGTGCTGGAGAAACCCGTTTTACAGACACACGGAAGGATGAGCAAGAACGCTGCATCACCATCAAATCAAC GGCCATCTCTATGTACTATGAGCTTGCAGACAATGACTTGGCATTTATCAAGCAGACCAAAGATGGAAACGGCTTCCTCATCAACCTGATTGATTCTCCGGGTCACGTCGACTTCTCCTCTGAAGTCACTGCTGCCCTCAGGGTAACTGATGGAGCCCTTGTGGTCGTGGACTGTGTCTCAG gtgtgtgtgtgcagactgaGACCGTACTGCGTCAGGCCATCGCTGAGCGCATCAAGCCTGTGCTGATGATGAACAAGATGGACCGGGCTCTGCTTGAGCTGCTGCTGAAGCCGGACGAGCTTTACCAGACCTTCCAGCGTATTGTGGAAAACGTCAATGTTATTATCTCCACCTATGGAGAGGATGAGGGGGGACCCATGGGGAACATTATG ATTGACCCCGTTATTGGTACCGTTGGGTTCGGCTCTGGGCTCCACGGCTGGGCGTTCACCTTGAAGCAGTTTGCTGAGATGTATGTGGCCAAGTTCACTGCTAAAGGAGATGCTCAGCTGGGACCAGCAGAGAGGTGCAAGAAAGTGGAGGACATGATGAAAAAACTGTGGGGAGACAG ATATTTTGATCCAACTGCTGGCAAATTCAGTAAGACTGCCACCGGCCCTGATGGTCAGAAACTTCCTCGCACCTTTTGCCAGCTTGTTTTGGACCCCATCTTTAAG GTGTTTGATGCCATCATGAATTTCAAAAAGGATGAGACAGCCAAACTAATTGAGAAGCTGGACATCAAACTGGACTCAGAGGACAAGGAGAAGGAGGGGAAGCCCCTGCTGAAGGCTGTGATGCGCCGCTGGCTCCCTGCTGGAGAGGCCCTTCTCCAGATGATCACCATCCACCTACCTTCCCCTGTTACTGCACAGAGATACCGCTGTGAGCTGCTCTATGAAGGGCCTGGGGATGATGAAGCTGCCATGG GTATCAAGAACTGCGATCCAAAAGCTCCTCTGATGATGTACATTTCCAAAATGGTGCCGACTACTGATAAAGGTCGTTTCTACGCCTTTGGTCGAGTGTTCTCTGGATGCGTCTCCACAGGCCTGAAGGTGCGAATCATGGGGCCAAATTTCGCCCCTGGCAAGAAAGAGGACCTCTACATCAAACCCATTCAGCG GACCATTCTGATGATGGGCCGGTATGTGGAGCCTATTGAAGATGTCCCATGTGGGAACATTGTGGGTCTTGTTGGAGTAGATCAGTTCCTGATTAAGACAGGGACCATTACCACTTATGAACAA GCTCACAACATGAGGGTGATGAAGTTCAGTGTCAGCCCTGTGGTCAGAGTAGCTGTGGAGGCCAAGAACCCTGCTGACCTGCCCAAGCTGGTGGAGGGCCTGAAACGCCTGGCCAAATCTGACCCCATGGTGCAGTGCATCATCGAGGAGTCCGGGGAGCACATCATCGCTGGAGCTGGAGAGCTGCACCTGGAGATCTGCCTTAAAGACCTGGAGGAGGACCATGCCTGCATTCCACTGAAG AAATCGGACCCAGTCGTGTCTTATAGAGAGACAGTGTCAGAGTTATCAGATCAGATGTGTCTGTCCAAGTCCCCCAACAAGCACAATCGTCTCTTCCTGAAAGCTCGTCCTTTCCCAGATGGCCTGGCTGAAGACATCGAGAAGGGCGACGTCTCCTCTCGGCAGGAGCTAAAGGCTCGTGCACGTTACCTCGCTGACAAGTACGAGTGGGAGGTGACGGAAGCCAGGAAGATCTGGTGCTTTGGTCCAGATGGAACCGGGCCCAACCTGCTGATTGACATGACAAAGGGAGTTCAGTACCTCAATGAGATCAAGGACAGTGTTGTGGCTGGTTTCCAGTGGGCAACTAAGGAG GGTGCACTATGTGAGGAGAACATGCGCGCAGTTCGCTTTGACATTCATGATGTGACACTGCACGCGGATGCCATCCACCGTGGAGGAGGACAGATCATTCCTACAGCTCGTAGGGTCCTGTACGCCTGCCAGCTTACTGCTCAGCCACGCCTCATGGAGCCTGTGTATCTGGTGGAGATACAG TGCCCAGAGATGGTGGTCGGTGGGATCTACAGCGTTTTGAATAGGAAACGAGGTCACGTGTTTGAGGAATCCCAAGTGATGGGCACTCCCATGTTTGTGGTGAAAGCTTACCTGCCTGTCAGCGAGTCCTTTG GGTTCACCGCTGACCTGCGCAGTAACACTGGAGGCCAGGCCTTTCCTCAGTGTGTCTTTGACCACTGGCAGATTCTCCCAGGAGACCCCAAGGACCCTGCCACCAGACCCTTCCAAGTTGTTGCTGAAATTAGGAAACGCAAAGGCCTGAAAGAGGGCATACCCGCCCTCGACAACTACCTGGACAAACTGTAA